The window TGCCATCCTCACTTACCTTCGCGAAGAAGCCGAGGGCACCGAGGGACGTTACTCCGTTGATGTTCGTACTAATGTTTTTGCTATAGGCATCAGGGGTGACCGGAAAGTTGTAACCAGCGCCGCCCGCTATGAGCACGTCGTGAGTAGGGGTAAGGGACATGGATGAGACGTTTCCTGAGCCAATCAGAGTTGAGCTCAGAATTGTGCTGCCATCTGCAGAGATTCTCGTAACGAATGGGCCGCCTTGCGATGAGCTCTGATAAGCACCGGCCGTCGTTGGCCACAGGGTCAATTCGGTGTTGATAGAAACGCCAGCCGTCCCCGCCATGTAAACGATGCCCGCACTATCCACAGCGAGACCTGTCGGGCCCGTCGTGCCCGAACCCAAACCGATCTCACCAACGATGGCTCCGTAGCTAAGCGAGCCGGTCGGTGAGAGCTTGAGCAGGAATGCACCCGTGTCTCCATAGCTGGGAGAGAAAGCATGCAGGGCACCCGGTGTGACGGGCAGGCTGGTAGATTCCGAGAGACCCGCAACATATACATTCCCTGCCGAGTCGGTTGTCACCGACTCGGGATAGACCATATCCGACTGCGAGACTGTCGAACCGCCGCCCAGACGGCTGGAGAAGTTGAGCGACGACCCATCCGGTGCAAGGGACAACACAAAGCCGTTGCTAAAGTTAGCTCCAGCAGAAGAGATTGGATTCTTCAGAGGGAAGTCCGCCGAATCGGCCGATCCTGCGACGATGGCGTCGCCGCTCGCATCGACGGTCAATGCCGTCGATTGATCGGTGCTGGTCCCATTGTAGGGATCCACGCTGCCGCCGATGAAGGTGGAGTAGATCACCGCGGTTCCCGCGGGGTTCAGCTTGGTCACAAATATCGCGAGCTTGTTCGTCCCGGTGACGCAGCTGTTGCATGTCGCCGTATTCGCTATGGCGGGAAAGGCGACCGGAGCTTGGCCTGTGATGTACGTGTCACCGGCAGCGTCCACCGCGACTCCCGTCACAGACACGGACGCATTGCTAAGGAAGGTCGAATAATCCAGCACCGGGTCAATCACAAGCAGCTGCGTGCGGTCGTAGTCGCCTAGATTAAAGCTGACGGAACCATCTGCCAGCACAAACTGCGCCGGAACCTCACGACGTTCACCGCCAATCGTCTGGTAAGCGTACGGATGACGCAACGTAACTTCACTTTCATTCAGGGAAATACGCAGATCGCCGGAACTGGTCAGATCAACCTTGCGAGCACCCTCGAGTTGGAGGCGAATAACCGATGGGGTAGCGCCGGGATGCACGATGTAATCATGCTCCACCTCGGATCCATTGCCGTAGTAGGTAAGGTCGATTCCGCGGTATACCTCGTCATAGGTCACTTTGCCGTACCGCTTCACGTGTTGGTGCCACTCGGAGATTTTGTCACCAAGGAGATAATTCGACTCTCCGCCGAGCTCGTCCGTGGCATGAGATGGTGCATTGGCGCGGGCACCCGTCAGGCCAATCGAGAGCTGCTGGGTCCGTCCGTTTGTCTGGGGAAGCGACAGGTGCATCCGTCTGGCTGAGAGCTCTGTCTGCATGGCTCCGGTAACTACCTGATAGTCTGTACCCGGATCGGCCTGTCCGACATTGGCTTCGAACGCGAGCGGTAGCCACTGCAACCGAATAGAAGCGCGGTGGGGATCTCGTTGAGCTGTAGACGAGTCGTTTGTTTGCCCAAAAGCGTAAACCGAAGTCAGGAAAAGGAATAAAACCAGGCAGGGGCAAGGGAAGAAGCGGCGCATCAAATCTCCAGAACAGCAGGCGTGGCTCGATTTCTACAGGAACTAAAACACTTTACCGCGAGCATCTCTGTTTGCCTACGGAAAACACTGCAGTTCATCGGACCTATTAGTCTTTGCAAATTATCTATCGATATGAAGCCGTTTTGACCGGCCGTTTAGGCGAAGCTCTAACTCCAAAGTGGTATAGGCGGGTAACTGGCAACATCTAAACTTTACAAGCTCCTGAAATACCGAACTTGTCAGAACCCGACCCATTTGGCTCGTCCACAGTTGGCAATCACAGGCCAACGCACTCGTCGACTTCGGCTAGGCGTCTCTACTGGATTAGGACGAGAAAAGCATTTCTGTTTGTCGATAATTCACTTCGGTACTTCTTCATCTGTTGCAACATACCAAGCTACATCCTTCGACTGAAACAGATCAGGATCCCGTGAAGTCAGATGAGAAAGCACGATCTTCGCGATGCGGACGCTATGTTCAACTTCTTTCTCTAAATCGATGTTTGCAAGTCCGTCGCTTTGTGTTGGTTCCCAGTGTGTCGTACGGATAGCAAGGACGAGACTTGAGGCAATGAGTAGGGCTGGTCCCAGCTTCTGATAGTCAACCTCGCGACGGTAGCCCCCGACTTGAGAGCCAGGTTTAGTGGAAGTCATGTGACGTCACCGCTAAGCCTCGCGTTGGGAGAGGCATGATCCCGGAAGCTTTTACGTGGATCGTGCCGTCCTCATTTTGAAGTCGCCCTTCGATCGAAATAAACTTCGCATTCGAGATCGTGTTACGGTTCAGCTCGAAGAACTCTTTCGTGATAATTACATTAAATATATCTGTCTCATCGGAGACGGACATGAAGACGAATCCTTTTGCAGTACCGGGGCGCTGTTTCACAATAGCCAAGCCCGCCGTTTTGACGAACTCACCATCGTGTCGCTTCCGTAATTCGATGGCTGTGAGAAACCCCAGTTTATTGAGCTCTTGCCTGCGGAAGAACATTGGATGTGGACCGGTGGTAACGCTGGTTCCTGCATAGTCGGCTACTAGACGTTCTTCTGGTGTCATCTCTGGTAGCGGAAGGTTTCTACCGTCTTCTCGTAACCATTCGCTCTGATGACGAAGTAGCGGGCCTTCCAGTTTTCCGGCACGAGCGACCTGCCAAAGTGCGTCGCGACGATGTTCTACTCCATCAATGCTGTTCATTGTGCCAACATTCGCAAGCAATGCAAGCTCCTTGCGAGTCAGGCTTGGTATTCGCTGGGCGACATCCTCGACGGAATTAAATCTTCCCGATTCACGCGTACGGACGATCGAATCCGCAGCATGTCGACGAAGCCCTTTTGCGTAGCCCAAACCAAGCCTGAGCGACAACGAGTAATCCTGTTCACGCTCCAGAGTGCAAGGCCACTCGGAGACTTGTATATCGATAGGTTTAACGCGAAGACCATGCCGTCTTGCGTCTTCGATCAAGACGGCCGGGCTATAGAAGCCCATCGGTTGATTGTTGAGAATCGCGCATGTGAACGCTGCTAGGTACTTAACTTTTAGATATGCAGACGCATACGCGATTAAAGCAAAGCTTGCAGCATGAGATTCGGGAAAACCATATAGCGCGAAGGAGCTGATGTTCTGGATAATGTTTTCCTGTGTTGCTGTATCGATCCCGTTCACCGTCATTCCGGCTCTCAACTTGCCTTCGAGATTCTTCATGCGCTCCCATGAGCGGCGCATACCAACTGCTCGGCGCAACTCCTCTGCCTCTGCTCCTGTGAAATTCGCAACCGTCATTGCCATGCGAAGGAGTTGTTCCTGGAAGAGAGGCACGCCCAATGTTCGCTTCAAAGTACCTTCGAGAGAAGGGTGTGGATAGGTGACCTCCTCTTTTTTCTGGCGCCTCCGCATGTAGGGATGCATCATCTTGCCAACGATGGGTCCAGGGCGAATGATGGCAACTTGTACCACCACGTCATAAAACTTCTCTGGTTTGTTCCGAGGCAACGATGCCATCTGCGCCCGACTCTCAACTTGGAACATTCCTATCGTGTCCGCACGCTGCAATGAACGGTAGACCTCGGTGTCGTCAGGAAGATGGCTCAGGTCGACATTCACACCATAGTACTCGGGGATCAGTTCGACGCAGTCCTTGAGAACGGCCATCATGCCCAGACCTAGCAGATCGACTTTGATGATGCCAAGGTCTGCACAATCTTCTTTATCCCATTGCACAACAGTACGGCCTGGCATGGACGCGCGTTCGAGTGGAACGACACGATCCAGTTGTCCCTGACAGATGATCATTCCACCTGAATGCTGGCCCAGATGGCGAGGAAGATCTTGAATACGCATACAAAGTTCCAGATACTTTGCAATGCGTGGATGCTTGATGTCGAACCCTGCATTCCGGAATGAGTGAGCCATCGTGTCTGTCGGACCACGCCACTCGAAATGACTAACGAGGTTTGATAGCCGTTCCAGAGAGTCGCGGTCAAAGCCGAGTGTTTTACCGATCTCTCGTGCAGACGATTTTCCACGATATGTAATTACATTGGCACACATCGCAGCACCCAGCTCGCCATAACGTTGATAGACGTGTTGAATGGCTTGCTCGCGATTCTCTTCAGAAGGCAAATCCAAATCGATGTCTGGCCATTCGCCTCGACTCTCGCTCAGGAATCTCTCAAAAAGAAGCTCCATTCCAACCGGGTCGACTGCTGTAATCTCTAGCGCATAACAGACGGCGGAGTTCGCGGCACTCCCTCGCCCCTGAATGAGAATGTTATTCCGCTTGCAGAAGCAGACGATGTCCCAAACGATGAGGAAGTATCCTGCGAATCCAAGCTTTGCAATTAATGCAAGCTCATGCTCGACTTGCTTTCTTGCGCGTTCCAAGAGAGCTGCATTGCTCTTTGATCCGTATCTACGACTGACACCTTCATCGACGCGTTTCTTTAGAAAGCTGTCCATCGTCTCGTTGTGTGGGATCGGATAGCGTGGAAATTCATATCCCAAATCGCCTAACTGAAACTGAAGGCGGTTTGACAGTTCGACAGTGTTCGCAACAGAGCACTGTATGTCAGTGAACAGCGTTAACATCTCTGAGGCCGAACGGAGATGCCGCTGGCTGTTCTCTGACAAGAGGCGGCCAGCCAGATCAAGTTGCGTGTGATTCCGAATGGATGTGAAGAGGTCTAGGATCTCGCGGTCATAGGAGTTCGCGTAACGAACACCGTTCGTAGCGAGTAGCGGCAACTTCAGAGAACGAGCAATACGAATCGCTGCCTGGTTTCGCCACTCTTGCTCGCGCTCATGATGCCTTTGTAACTCGACGTAGACGTTTTGGGGACCAAAAACGCGCACGAGACGTTCTACTAAATCTCCTCCAGCTTCCTCGCCACCCCGGGCGAGAGCCGAAGCAAGCGGTCCTTCATCACCCCCAGTAAGGCAGACCAAGCCGCGAGAATAATCTTGGAGCTCTTCGAGCTTCGCCGACCCCTCTCCCTTGCTCTTCTCTCGCAGCTTGAATCGTGTGATTAGCTGGCAAAGGTTCTGATACCCCTCCTGCGACTCGCACAGCAGAGGAAGCCGTGCAGGCTCAGCGATGTGTTGATGTGGTAGCCACATTGGCGGGGTGAGGCGAGTGCCGAGACCCGGAACAGCTATCTCGGCTCCAACGTGAGCGCGGATGTTATTCCGCTTTGCGGAGGTGTGGAAGCGGGCAGAGCCATAGACACCGTTGTGGTCGAGCAACGCCAGTGCTGGCATTCCTATCTCAACGGCACGCTCTATGAGCTTCTCAGGCTGAGATGCTCCTTGAAGGAACGAGAAGGCGCTCGCGCTGTGAAGCTCAACATATCGGTCAGTCATAAAGTGCCGCCATCTGCCAACGGTTTCTGACTCTGTCCCGCGTCACGCAGCAGCATAAAATCGAGCCGTCCTCGCTGCGCGCGTCGAGGTCCCACTGCTCCAGCCCATATCGATCTCGGTTCCACCAAGCACCGCTTGCCAACCATGGTCCATAGAGATTCTCGACAACATAACGTCGAGTGCGGAAGCGCAGCTTTTCTGGCTTTGCCCCCTTCAACGTGACCATGACTGGCTCGGGTGGCCGCAATTGTCGCAACGAGACTCGAGAGATTGAAGTCGGCCTGTTACTTGGATCGCCAGAAGGCAAGACGAACGGTTCGATGCGAAAGCTACCAGGGCGATGCTGGTCGGGTAGGGCAGGGGATCCCACATTGCATTCACCGACAAGAGCAGACAGACGCGCTAATGTAATGTCGAGCCGACTGGCCTCAGGTAACTGCGGTGTGAAGAGTCCGAGTTGAACTTTACTGGTAGAGCCTGGTTCAGCACGCAATCCGACAGCGAGAATCGCGGCCTGCGGTGGATGCGCCTCAAGATCGAGGTGAATCAATTTGATCCAGAGCTCCTTGTCATTCGTGGGCAACGCTGGACGCACCGTTCGTTCGTGAGTCCCGTCACCTTCCAGATCTAGCGTGACCGTCACACAGGCCAACGCGAGAACACGCGCCGATACACGGGCGATAAGTTGATCAAGCATCATTGCGATACCGAAGAGGAGAGACTCCAGAACGTCGAGTGGTGCATCCAGCTCTAGCCGGTCTTCCAGCCGAAACGGAGGCTCGACCGCTTGGA is drawn from Edaphobacter lichenicola and contains these coding sequences:
- a CDS encoding DNA polymerase Y family protein, whose protein sequence is MTNETPLYACLYVREFPAQTLLRHRPELHDAACVVMSGEAPSEKVCSLNTKARLSGIKHGMSRVEIETFANPIVMRRSVAAENITKAACLEIAGSFSPRVEDRSEDTAYLCGIDIVGTRSLFGPPEQLGKRLLAQIRAFGMSANIAISKNFHTAVCLAKSLSRRGTVQIVESGEEANALSFLPMTVLDLSDAQLETFTSWGIYRLGQLSALPEKGLISRMGQEGNRLRQMAAGLLPHHFQAVEPPFRLEDRLELDAPLDVLESLLFGIAMMLDQLIARVSARVLALACVTVTLDLEGDGTHERTVRPALPTNDKELWIKLIHLDLEAHPPQAAILAVGLRAEPGSTSKVQLGLFTPQLPEASRLDITLARLSALVGECNVGSPALPDQHRPGSFRIEPFVLPSGDPSNRPTSISRVSLRQLRPPEPVMVTLKGAKPEKLRFRTRRYVVENLYGPWLASGAWWNRDRYGLEQWDLDARSEDGSILCCCVTRDRVRNRWQMAALYD
- a CDS encoding DNA polymerase III subunit alpha, which translates into the protein MTDRYVELHSASAFSFLQGASQPEKLIERAVEIGMPALALLDHNGVYGSARFHTSAKRNNIRAHVGAEIAVPGLGTRLTPPMWLPHQHIAEPARLPLLCESQEGYQNLCQLITRFKLREKSKGEGSAKLEELQDYSRGLVCLTGGDEGPLASALARGGEEAGGDLVERLVRVFGPQNVYVELQRHHEREQEWRNQAAIRIARSLKLPLLATNGVRYANSYDREILDLFTSIRNHTQLDLAGRLLSENSQRHLRSASEMLTLFTDIQCSVANTVELSNRLQFQLGDLGYEFPRYPIPHNETMDSFLKKRVDEGVSRRYGSKSNAALLERARKQVEHELALIAKLGFAGYFLIVWDIVCFCKRNNILIQGRGSAANSAVCYALEITAVDPVGMELLFERFLSESRGEWPDIDLDLPSEENREQAIQHVYQRYGELGAAMCANVITYRGKSSAREIGKTLGFDRDSLERLSNLVSHFEWRGPTDTMAHSFRNAGFDIKHPRIAKYLELCMRIQDLPRHLGQHSGGMIICQGQLDRVVPLERASMPGRTVVQWDKEDCADLGIIKVDLLGLGMMAVLKDCVELIPEYYGVNVDLSHLPDDTEVYRSLQRADTIGMFQVESRAQMASLPRNKPEKFYDVVVQVAIIRPGPIVGKMMHPYMRRRQKKEEVTYPHPSLEGTLKRTLGVPLFQEQLLRMAMTVANFTGAEAEELRRAVGMRRSWERMKNLEGKLRAGMTVNGIDTATQENIIQNISSFALYGFPESHAASFALIAYASAYLKVKYLAAFTCAILNNQPMGFYSPAVLIEDARRHGLRVKPIDIQVSEWPCTLEREQDYSLSLRLGLGYAKGLRRHAADSIVRTRESGRFNSVEDVAQRIPSLTRKELALLANVGTMNSIDGVEHRRDALWQVARAGKLEGPLLRHQSEWLREDGRNLPLPEMTPEERLVADYAGTSVTTGPHPMFFRRQELNKLGFLTAIELRKRHDGEFVKTAGLAIVKQRPGTAKGFVFMSVSDETDIFNVIITKEFFELNRNTISNAKFISIEGRLQNEDGTIHVKASGIMPLPTRGLAVTSHDFH